The Kroppenstedtia pulmonis genome has a segment encoding these proteins:
- the uvrC gene encoding excinuclease ABC subunit UvrC, whose translation MNKNIREKLTLLPELPGCYLMKDDQNQIIYVGKAKNLRNRVRTYFTGSHDGKTQLLVSAIRDFEYIITQSPIEALILEANLIKRHRPHYNVLMKDDKSYPYIRLTKEEHPRLEVTRKIKRDGSRYFGPYPNALAAQETKKLLDKLYPLRKCRTLPKRVCLYYHMGQCLAPCEYDVDPTQYEDMIQKIVRFLNGGHKEVQQDLRQKMESAAERLDFERAKELRDLIRHIETVMVKQNITLKDPVNRDVFGFAADKGWMCVQVFFVRQGQLIERDVAVFPHYGEKEEDFISYVTQFYHEKPTLPREINLPEQVDADIIDQWLQNVRVHVPQRGLKKRLLNMAQENAEIALKEKFQLMERDKDRTVEAARSLGDALQIGYPKRIEAFDNSNIQGTDPVSAMVTFIEGVPDKKEYRKFKIRTVSKPDDYETMREVIRRRYTRVLKEDLPLPELVIVDGGKGQMGAAIDVLENELGLFIPVAGLVKDDRHKTASLLFGDPPQEVILKQGSQAFYLLQRIQEEVHRFAVTFHRQTRGKTMVQSILDEIPGVGPKRKQALFKHFGSLEKMRQASLEEYRKVGIGDKLAGEILKRLQLDEPKEGGGEQGDVQSSKGDHHVGGRDVPQDGQRQSSPGDRG comes from the coding sequence ATGAATAAAAATATCCGTGAAAAACTGACTCTCCTTCCGGAACTGCCAGGTTGCTATCTGATGAAAGACGATCAGAATCAGATTATCTATGTCGGTAAGGCGAAAAACTTACGCAACCGGGTACGAACTTACTTTACCGGAAGTCATGATGGAAAAACACAACTCTTGGTGTCGGCGATCCGGGACTTTGAATATATCATTACACAATCACCGATTGAGGCATTGATATTGGAAGCCAACCTGATCAAAAGGCATCGTCCTCATTACAATGTATTGATGAAGGATGACAAGTCCTATCCTTATATCCGGCTGACCAAAGAGGAGCACCCCCGACTGGAGGTGACCCGGAAGATTAAGAGGGACGGATCCCGTTATTTTGGTCCCTATCCCAATGCCCTGGCAGCTCAGGAAACAAAAAAGTTATTGGACAAGTTGTATCCGTTGCGAAAATGTCGGACACTGCCGAAACGGGTTTGTCTTTACTATCACATGGGTCAATGTCTGGCACCCTGTGAATACGATGTGGACCCTACTCAATATGAAGATATGATCCAAAAGATTGTCCGTTTTTTAAACGGTGGTCATAAAGAGGTACAGCAAGATCTTCGTCAAAAGATGGAGTCGGCAGCGGAACGATTGGACTTTGAACGGGCCAAAGAATTGAGAGACTTGATCAGGCACATTGAAACAGTGATGGTAAAACAAAATATTACATTGAAAGATCCGGTGAATCGGGATGTGTTTGGGTTTGCTGCGGACAAGGGATGGATGTGTGTTCAAGTGTTCTTTGTTCGACAAGGTCAATTAATCGAACGGGATGTGGCAGTCTTTCCACATTACGGAGAGAAAGAAGAAGATTTTATTTCCTATGTTACTCAGTTTTATCATGAAAAACCGACTTTGCCTCGGGAGATCAACTTACCGGAACAGGTAGATGCCGATATCATCGATCAATGGTTACAGAATGTTCGTGTCCATGTTCCTCAACGTGGGCTGAAAAAAAGATTACTGAATATGGCCCAGGAAAACGCTGAGATCGCCCTTAAAGAGAAATTTCAATTGATGGAACGGGATAAAGATAGAACCGTGGAAGCGGCCCGCAGTCTAGGAGATGCTTTACAAATTGGGTATCCCAAACGAATAGAAGCCTTCGACAACTCCAACATTCAGGGGACAGATCCTGTATCAGCCATGGTTACGTTTATAGAAGGTGTACCTGATAAGAAAGAGTATCGGAAATTTAAAATCCGCACAGTGTCCAAACCGGATGATTACGAAACCATGCGGGAAGTGATCCGACGCCGATACACCCGTGTTCTGAAAGAGGATTTGCCTTTACCCGAGTTGGTGATCGTAGACGGTGGAAAAGGTCAGATGGGAGCAGCTATCGATGTTCTGGAAAATGAGCTGGGACTGTTTATTCCCGTAGCGGGCTTGGTGAAAGATGATCGTCACAAAACCGCGTCCCTTCTGTTTGGTGACCCTCCCCAGGAAGTGATACTGAAACAAGGGAGTCAGGCTTTTTATCTCTTGCAACGGATTCAGGAAGAAGTTCATCGTTTTGCGGTTACCTTTCATCGTCAAACCAGGGGCAAAACCATGGTCCAATCCATTTTGGATGAGATTCCCGGAGTAGGCCCCAAACGGAAGCAAGCCCTGTTTAAACATTTTGGATCACTGGAAAAAATGCGTCAGGCATCTTTGGAGGAATATCGCAAAGTGGGAATCGGTGATAAATTGGCTGGAGAAATCCTGAAACGGTTGCAGTTGGACGAGCCGAAAGAAGGAGGGGGAGAACAGGGAGATGTCCAATCTTCAAAAGGGGATCATCATGTTGGCGGGAGGGATGTCCCGCAGGATGGGCAGAGACAAAGCTCACCTGGAGATAGAGGGTGA
- the mobA gene encoding molybdenum cofactor guanylyltransferase: protein MGRDKAHLEIEGENMLFRIRELLSGIGDIRIVSRPGLPRYLPGVPVVYDRFLDKGPLAGIHAGLMSSEQDYNLVVACDMPFVSSELAHLLFREAKGVDAVVPEYDGQIHPLFAVYHRRCLPELESFLEKGECRVRSFLREIHTRYIPVEKWVSDMTLFNMNSPADWQKANQISQSAKNPC, encoded by the coding sequence ATGGGCAGAGACAAAGCTCACCTGGAGATAGAGGGTGAAAATATGTTGTTCCGTATCAGGGAACTTTTATCGGGTATCGGTGATATCCGGATTGTTTCCCGACCGGGTCTTCCCCGTTACTTACCCGGTGTTCCCGTTGTGTATGACCGTTTTTTGGATAAAGGACCCTTGGCGGGGATCCACGCCGGACTGATGTCCTCCGAGCAGGATTACAATTTGGTGGTGGCTTGTGACATGCCTTTTGTTTCTTCTGAACTGGCTCACTTGCTTTTCCGGGAGGCGAAGGGGGTGGATGCCGTGGTTCCTGAATACGATGGGCAAATCCATCCTTTGTTTGCCGTTTATCATCGGCGGTGCCTGCCTGAGTTGGAATCTTTTCTGGAAAAAGGAGAGTGTCGGGTTCGTTCGTTTCTCCGTGAAATCCATACACGATATATCCCAGTGGAGAAATGGGTGTCAGATATGACTTTGTTCAATATGAACTCACCTGCGGATTGGCAGAAAGCCAACCAAATCAGTCAATCTGCAAAAAACCCCTGTTGA
- the tatA gene encoding twin-arginine translocase TatA/TatE family subunit → MTQIGVPGLILIVLVALLLFGPSKLPELGRAAGRTLKEFKESMSGLSEDKNDDKSTKTETSTPTVHTGATVAATEPLDSEIHKPHPSQELQKR, encoded by the coding sequence ATGACACAAATTGGAGTTCCTGGTCTGATTCTGATCGTGCTGGTTGCTCTGCTTCTGTTTGGTCCCAGTAAATTGCCGGAATTGGGACGGGCTGCCGGTCGAACTCTGAAAGAATTCAAAGAATCCATGTCTGGTTTGTCGGAGGATAAAAACGACGACAAAAGTACCAAAACGGAAACCTCCACTCCAACAGTCCATACAGGAGCCACTGTTGCAGCCACAGAACCCCTGGATTCGGAGATTCATAAACCTCATCCTTCTCAAGAATTACAAAAACGATAG
- a CDS encoding SCP2 sterol-binding domain-containing protein yields the protein MSAQEVLQKIVEKVNREPGEVQGMNVIYQFELSNQETHQVRLHHDQAAYTEGSPEKADCTLICSQENFIKLVEGKLNPTTAMMTGKLKIKGNLSLAVKLQSILKAYQ from the coding sequence ATGTCTGCCCAGGAAGTGCTTCAGAAGATTGTGGAAAAAGTGAACCGGGAGCCTGGTGAGGTTCAGGGGATGAATGTCATCTATCAGTTTGAACTCAGCAATCAGGAAACCCATCAGGTTCGTCTTCATCATGATCAAGCAGCGTATACCGAAGGGTCTCCGGAAAAGGCTGACTGTACGTTGATCTGTTCCCAAGAAAATTTCATTAAACTGGTGGAAGGCAAGCTGAATCCGACTACGGCGATGATGACCGGCAAGCTGAAGATAAAGGGAAATTTGTCTTTGGCCGTCAAACTGCAATCGATTCTGAAAGCCTATCAATGA
- a CDS encoding aspartate kinase has protein sequence MRLVVQKFGGSSVSSVEHIRMVAQRVAQTYAQGNQCVVTVSAMGKTTDQLVSLAGELSDHPPQREMDVLLTTGEQVSIALLSMALQEKGLKAHPMTGWQAGIQTSPIHGRARIEGIDTQRIRHCLEQDEIVVVAGFQGVSEEGEITTLGRGGSDTTAVALAAALRADRCEIYTDVTGVFTADPRMAPLAGKLQEISFEEMLELANLGAGVLHPRSVECAMIHKVPLVVRSSFVDEEGTWVKEAEKMKEELNVRGIAHDLHVARIKVLGLPNQSQALTKLFSKLADHHINVDMIVTSEHDDERIDVAFSVHEDEWKQACGVIESCATELDYIKVLSETNLAKVSVVGAGMVTNPGVAAKMFTSLSDAGVRIKMVSTSEIKISCVIPWDQAKDAVQELHSAFGLDVKEKASVG, from the coding sequence ATGAGACTCGTTGTACAGAAGTTTGGTGGCAGTTCAGTCAGCAGTGTGGAGCATATTCGCATGGTGGCGCAGAGAGTGGCTCAGACCTATGCCCAGGGCAACCAATGCGTTGTAACGGTATCGGCCATGGGAAAGACGACTGATCAATTGGTTTCATTGGCGGGTGAATTAAGTGATCATCCGCCTCAGCGGGAGATGGATGTTTTATTGACAACCGGGGAACAAGTTTCCATTGCACTCTTGTCCATGGCTTTGCAGGAAAAAGGATTAAAAGCTCATCCGATGACTGGATGGCAGGCGGGGATTCAAACGAGTCCGATCCATGGAAGGGCCCGAATTGAGGGAATTGATACACAACGAATCCGACACTGTCTGGAACAAGATGAAATTGTAGTGGTGGCAGGGTTTCAGGGGGTTTCGGAAGAAGGCGAAATCACAACTTTGGGACGAGGTGGATCGGATACCACAGCTGTTGCTTTGGCAGCAGCTTTAAGGGCAGATCGGTGTGAAATCTACACCGATGTCACAGGTGTGTTTACGGCAGATCCCCGGATGGCCCCTTTAGCAGGGAAATTACAGGAAATCTCCTTTGAGGAGATGCTTGAACTGGCAAACTTGGGAGCAGGAGTGTTACACCCCCGATCTGTGGAATGTGCCATGATACACAAAGTTCCATTGGTGGTTCGTTCCAGCTTTGTAGATGAAGAAGGGACCTGGGTGAAGGAGGCTGAAAAAATGAAGGAAGAGTTGAATGTCAGGGGGATTGCCCATGATTTGCATGTGGCCCGGATCAAAGTGTTGGGGTTGCCAAACCAGTCACAAGCCCTGACAAAACTATTCAGCAAATTGGCTGATCATCACATCAATGTAGATATGATTGTAACCAGTGAACACGATGATGAGAGGATCGATGTTGCCTTCAGTGTCCATGAAGATGAATGGAAACAAGCTTGCGGAGTGATAGAATCCTGCGCAACAGAACTTGACTATATCAAAGTTCTCTCAGAAACCAATTTGGCCAAGGTATCCGTGGTGGGAGCGGGAATGGTAACCAATCCGGGGGTGGCTGCGAAGATGTTTACTTCTTTGAGTGATGCCGGAGTAAGGATTAAGATGGTGTCGACTTCCGAAATCAAAATATCCTGCGTCATCCCATGGGATCAAGCCAAAGATGCTGTCCAAGAGTTACACAGTGCATTTGGTTTGGATGTGAAAGAAAAAGCCTCTGTGGGCTGA
- a CDS encoding peptide ABC transporter substrate-binding protein has translation MNRWMTRSLAILTVFAMVFLAACGAGGDSNKEAKDQVLNLGYMASEPPSLDPAKATDDQSGIVLRHVMEGLANVDEEGNPTPGVAEKWEESKDGTKITFHLRDAKWSNGDPVKASDFEYAWKHVLDPETAAEYANQLFYLKNGEKYNAGKAKAKDVGVKAVDDKTLEVELEKPTPYFVALTAFYTLLPVNEKVAKENGKWHSEAKSYVSNGAFTLDEWKHDSKITLKKNKDYWQADKVKLTQINLPFHNDQKTAYQLYQSGELDAGNSNTIPTDMTKKLLDEGKAKRKDKLGTYAYLYNVEEKPFNNAKIRKAFSMALDRQAIVDEILQNGAIPANGWVPKGMPDFDSGKDWTESHDEKYIEPTPQAKEAKKLLKEGMKEEGWDKLPTVSLEYNTDEGHKKIAEAAQQMIKKNLGVDVKLANSEWKVFLEKLNTGDFQMARYGWLPDYIDPMSYLDMWVTGDGNNSTNFSNKEYDKLIKEAKSTADQKKRMAALHKAEDILMDEMPFAPVYNYAEVYQHKDNVKNIIIKKDSSWDLRFAYLTE, from the coding sequence ATGAACAGATGGATGACACGTTCTTTGGCCATTCTTACTGTGTTTGCCATGGTATTTTTGGCCGCTTGTGGAGCCGGTGGTGACTCCAACAAGGAAGCAAAGGATCAGGTTTTGAACCTGGGTTACATGGCAAGTGAGCCGCCGAGTCTCGATCCGGCCAAAGCGACTGATGATCAGTCCGGTATTGTTTTGCGTCATGTGATGGAAGGGTTGGCCAATGTTGATGAGGAAGGAAACCCGACACCCGGTGTTGCCGAAAAGTGGGAAGAGAGCAAAGATGGTACCAAAATTACCTTCCACTTGCGGGATGCCAAGTGGTCCAACGGGGATCCGGTGAAGGCAAGCGACTTTGAATATGCCTGGAAACATGTTCTGGACCCGGAAACTGCGGCAGAGTATGCCAACCAGCTCTTTTATCTGAAAAATGGGGAAAAGTACAATGCAGGGAAAGCCAAGGCTAAAGACGTAGGTGTCAAGGCCGTGGATGATAAAACCCTGGAAGTGGAACTGGAAAAGCCAACGCCGTACTTTGTGGCTTTGACCGCTTTCTACACATTATTGCCGGTTAACGAAAAAGTGGCAAAAGAAAATGGCAAATGGCACAGCGAAGCGAAAAGCTATGTCAGCAACGGGGCGTTCACCCTGGATGAGTGGAAGCACGATTCCAAGATCACCCTGAAAAAGAACAAGGACTACTGGCAAGCGGATAAAGTGAAACTAACCCAAATCAACCTACCGTTTCACAATGATCAGAAAACTGCTTACCAACTGTACCAATCCGGGGAACTGGATGCAGGAAATAGCAACACGATTCCTACTGATATGACCAAAAAGTTGTTGGATGAGGGTAAAGCCAAAAGAAAAGACAAATTGGGAACCTATGCATATCTGTACAATGTAGAAGAGAAACCCTTCAACAATGCCAAGATCCGGAAGGCTTTCTCCATGGCTTTGGATCGCCAAGCCATCGTGGATGAAATCCTGCAAAACGGTGCCATTCCTGCTAACGGGTGGGTACCGAAGGGAATGCCTGACTTCGATTCCGGTAAGGACTGGACAGAATCCCATGACGAAAAATATATTGAACCAACTCCTCAAGCCAAAGAAGCTAAAAAGCTTCTGAAAGAGGGTATGAAGGAAGAAGGTTGGGACAAATTACCCACCGTCAGCTTAGAGTACAACACGGACGAAGGTCATAAGAAAATTGCAGAAGCTGCACAGCAGATGATTAAAAAGAATCTGGGCGTCGATGTGAAGCTCGCCAACTCCGAGTGGAAAGTCTTCTTGGAAAAGTTGAACACCGGAGACTTCCAAATGGCCCGTTACGGCTGGTTGCCGGACTACATCGATCCGATGTCCTACTTGGATATGTGGGTGACCGGTGACGGCAATAACAGCACTAATTTCAGCAACAAGGAATACGATAAGCTGATTAAGGAAGCGAAATCTACCGCTGATCAGAAGAAGCGGATGGCCGCTCTGCACAAGGCGGAAGACATCTTGATGGATGAAATGCCTTTTGCACCAGTGTACAACTACGCAGAAGTTTATCAACATAAAGACAATGTGAAGAACATCATCATCAAAAAAGATTCCAGCTGGGATCTCCGCTTTGCATATCTGACCGAGTAG
- a CDS encoding ABC transporter permease, with protein sequence MLRYIGKRLFMMLITLWLITSLTFVLMHSIPGDPFTSEKKLPEQTLINLKAQYGLDKPLPVQYALYMKNIITLDLGFSIKNTSRSVNDMLEDGFPVSAQLGLQSVILATLVGVGMGAIAALRQNRPMDYVIMVVAVLGLSLPNFVIGPLFQKYFGLEWDLMPIAGWGEFDQTILPSIALSFLPLALVTRLMRSSMLEVMGQDYIRTARAKGLPPWRVIGFHTVRNSIIPVITIIGPMLAAILTGSFVIEKIFSIPGIGKYFVESITNRDYPVIMGSTIFFAAVLIFLNFIVDLAYGFIDPRIKVGKKEA encoded by the coding sequence ATGCTTCGATATATTGGAAAACGTTTATTCATGATGTTGATTACACTGTGGTTGATTACCAGTCTGACTTTTGTTCTGATGCATTCGATTCCTGGAGACCCTTTCACTTCCGAGAAGAAGTTGCCGGAACAGACCCTGATCAACCTCAAGGCGCAGTACGGATTGGACAAACCGTTGCCGGTACAATACGCACTTTACATGAAGAATATCATAACCCTGGATTTGGGCTTCTCGATTAAAAATACCAGCCGGTCTGTCAATGATATGTTGGAAGATGGGTTTCCCGTATCTGCCCAGTTAGGTCTGCAAAGTGTCATTTTGGCCACCCTTGTCGGAGTTGGCATGGGAGCAATTGCAGCACTGAGGCAGAACAGACCTATGGATTATGTCATCATGGTTGTAGCGGTGTTGGGATTGTCACTTCCTAACTTTGTGATCGGTCCATTGTTTCAAAAATACTTTGGTCTGGAATGGGATTTAATGCCCATTGCCGGTTGGGGGGAATTTGATCAGACGATTTTACCTTCGATTGCCCTCTCTTTCCTGCCCTTGGCTCTGGTGACACGCTTGATGCGATCTTCGATGCTGGAGGTAATGGGCCAAGACTATATCCGGACTGCACGGGCAAAAGGCTTGCCTCCTTGGCGGGTAATCGGTTTCCACACAGTCCGGAACTCCATTATTCCTGTTATTACAATTATTGGTCCCATGTTGGCTGCTATTTTGACCGGAAGTTTTGTCATTGAAAAGATTTTCTCTATTCCGGGGATTGGTAAATACTTTGTGGAAAGTATCACGAATCGGGATTATCCTGTAATTATGGGATCTACTATCTTTTTTGCCGCCGTCTTGATTTTCCTGAATTTCATCGTTGATTTAGCTTACGGCTTCATCGATCCTCGAATCAAAGTCGGCAAAAAGGAGGCGTGA
- a CDS encoding ABC transporter permease — MGIPSEKFELAPKNTTQAEAMLRPSISYWQDVWRRLRQNKLAMLGMGMIILLFIMAIAGPHILPYTYYEQDLGEGKNIGPNGEHWFGTDELGRDVFVRTWYGARISLTIGVVAALIDLIIGVIYGGISGYRGGRTDEIMMRIVDVLWGLPYLLVVILLLVVMGPGVFTIIVALTATGWLNMARLVRGQVLQLKEQEFVMAAKTLGANTSRLMKKHLIPNTMGPIIVMLSFTVPNAIFAEAFLSFLGLGVQAPVASWGTMINDALVVILSDEWWRLFFPAFFLSLTLLAFNALGDGLQDALDPKMRK, encoded by the coding sequence ATGGGTATTCCATCGGAAAAATTTGAACTGGCACCGAAAAACACAACTCAGGCTGAGGCGATGTTGCGCCCCAGTATCAGCTATTGGCAGGATGTATGGAGAAGACTGCGTCAAAATAAACTGGCAATGCTCGGTATGGGCATGATTATCCTTTTGTTTATCATGGCGATTGCCGGTCCTCATATTTTACCCTACACTTATTATGAACAGGACCTGGGAGAAGGAAAAAACATTGGACCCAACGGTGAACACTGGTTTGGAACGGATGAACTGGGACGGGACGTGTTTGTCCGGACTTGGTACGGTGCCCGGATTTCCTTGACAATCGGAGTCGTCGCCGCCTTGATCGATTTGATTATCGGGGTGATTTACGGCGGGATTTCCGGTTACAGGGGAGGCCGGACAGATGAGATTATGATGCGGATTGTGGATGTGTTATGGGGTTTGCCCTATCTGTTGGTTGTAATTTTGTTGTTGGTGGTTATGGGTCCGGGTGTCTTTACCATTATCGTGGCACTTACAGCCACAGGTTGGTTGAATATGGCACGTCTCGTGCGTGGTCAAGTGTTACAATTGAAAGAGCAAGAGTTTGTCATGGCTGCTAAAACATTGGGGGCCAATACCAGTAGGCTGATGAAGAAGCATCTGATTCCCAATACCATGGGTCCGATCATTGTGATGTTGAGTTTTACTGTACCCAATGCCATTTTTGCGGAAGCATTTCTCAGCTTTCTCGGCTTGGGGGTTCAAGCACCGGTTGCCAGCTGGGGAACGATGATCAATGATGCCTTGGTTGTGATTTTATCGGATGAGTGGTGGCGACTTTTCTTCCCGGCCTTCTTCCTGAGCTTGACTCTGCTGGCGTTTAATGCTTTAGGTGACGGCTTGCAGGATGCACTGGATCCAAAAATGAGGAAGTAA
- a CDS encoding ABC transporter ATP-binding protein has translation MNKILEIKDLHVSFQTYAGEVHAVRGVNLHLEKGEALAIVGESGSGKSVTAQSIMRLIPSPPGKFKKGEILFDGEDLTKISDKEMFKLRGSKIGMIFQDPMTSLNPTMTVGKQIMEGLMWHQEITKTEAHQRAVEMLRLVGIPTPEKRVNQYPHQFSGGMRQRAMIAIALSCNPKILIADEPTTALDVTIQAQILELMKELQQKTETAIILITHDLGVVAEMAQRVAVMYGGKVAETGKVEEIFYRSRHPYTWGLMGSMPRLDWRQEVDLKPIPGSPPDLFAPPKGCPFADRCPYAMQICHEEMPEVTEVTDSHKVACWLEHPQAPKVESQGDVRAYISSK, from the coding sequence ATGAATAAGATACTGGAAATTAAGGATTTGCACGTGTCCTTTCAAACTTACGCCGGGGAAGTTCATGCCGTTAGAGGTGTAAACCTTCATCTGGAAAAAGGTGAAGCATTGGCGATCGTGGGGGAATCAGGAAGTGGCAAAAGTGTAACGGCTCAATCCATTATGCGATTGATTCCTTCTCCTCCCGGAAAGTTTAAAAAAGGAGAAATCCTGTTTGACGGAGAAGATCTGACCAAGATTTCAGATAAAGAGATGTTTAAACTCAGAGGTTCCAAGATCGGCATGATCTTCCAGGATCCCATGACTTCACTCAACCCGACCATGACAGTGGGAAAGCAAATCATGGAAGGTCTGATGTGGCATCAGGAGATTACTAAAACTGAAGCCCACCAACGGGCAGTGGAGATGCTCCGCTTGGTCGGAATTCCGACTCCGGAAAAGCGGGTTAACCAATATCCTCATCAGTTCAGCGGTGGAATGCGCCAACGGGCCATGATCGCTATCGCCCTTTCCTGTAATCCGAAAATCCTGATTGCAGATGAGCCTACAACTGCACTGGATGTGACGATCCAGGCCCAGATACTGGAGCTGATGAAGGAACTGCAACAGAAGACAGAGACGGCTATTATCCTGATTACCCACGACCTGGGTGTAGTAGCGGAGATGGCACAACGAGTTGCAGTCATGTATGGTGGCAAAGTGGCAGAGACCGGAAAGGTGGAGGAAATTTTTTATCGCTCCCGTCATCCCTACACATGGGGACTGATGGGTTCCATGCCCCGTCTGGATTGGCGTCAGGAAGTAGATTTGAAGCCGATCCCGGGTTCTCCCCCGGATCTGTTTGCTCCGCCAAAGGGATGCCCCTTTGCGGACCGCTGTCCCTATGCAATGCAAATCTGTCATGAGGAAATGCCGGAAGTGACAGAGGTAACCGATTCTCATAAGGTTGCCTGTTGGTTGGAGCACCCTCAAGCACCCAAGGTGGAATCACAGGGAGATGTCAGGGCTTATATCTCCTCAAAATAA
- the metX gene encoding homoserine O-acetyltransferase MetX, producing MPTTVRRSIQRVVPIGDYQTESGVWLKSVKVKVETAGSLNDSKDNAILICHALTGDAHAVGDEEHPGWWEGLIGPGGYVDTNRYFVITMNVLGGCNGTTGPSSVEPETGSPYGSRFPSVTIRDMVHVQNRCLDKMGVESLAAVMGGSMGGMLVLEWGILYADRVQKLIPIATAATLTPTAIAYNDVGRQAILSDPDFMGGDYYPGSGPLKGLSIARMIGMITYRTAELFEKRFSRNLQKSNSREPVFEIESYLRYQGNKLVNRFDANTYLCLLRAMDTHDLSRDRGSLQQALEQIRSSVLIIGIRQDRLFPIDQQREIHQSLSQLNKQSQLQEITSEYGHDAFLIEYNRFGPRIRQFLNS from the coding sequence ATGCCAACAACAGTCCGTAGGTCCATTCAAAGAGTTGTGCCGATTGGGGATTATCAGACGGAATCAGGTGTTTGGCTGAAATCGGTGAAAGTAAAGGTGGAAACGGCAGGTTCTTTGAATGACAGCAAAGATAATGCGATTTTAATTTGCCATGCTTTAACAGGGGATGCCCATGCAGTGGGGGATGAAGAGCATCCGGGATGGTGGGAAGGGTTGATCGGTCCAGGGGGATATGTTGATACAAATCGATACTTTGTGATTACGATGAATGTGTTGGGAGGGTGTAACGGAACGACAGGACCGTCATCAGTGGAACCGGAAACAGGATCTCCCTATGGCTCCCGTTTTCCCTCTGTTACAATTCGGGACATGGTACATGTACAAAACCGTTGTTTGGATAAGATGGGGGTGGAATCCCTGGCGGCGGTAATGGGTGGCTCAATGGGAGGGATGTTGGTTTTGGAATGGGGGATTCTATATGCCGACCGGGTTCAGAAACTGATTCCCATTGCCACTGCCGCAACCCTGACACCTACTGCCATTGCCTACAATGATGTTGGCAGACAGGCGATCCTTTCCGATCCGGATTTTATGGGCGGGGATTATTATCCGGGATCTGGACCCCTCAAGGGCTTATCAATTGCCAGAATGATAGGGATGATTACGTATCGGACAGCGGAGTTGTTTGAAAAAAGATTCAGCCGTAATTTGCAAAAAAGTAACAGCAGGGAACCTGTGTTTGAGATCGAAAGCTATCTGCGTTATCAAGGAAATAAGCTGGTCAATCGGTTTGACGCCAATACGTATCTTTGCCTGCTCAGGGCCATGGACACTCATGATCTCAGTCGGGATCGCGGTAGTTTACAACAAGCCTTGGAACAGATCCGCTCTTCTGTTTTGATAATCGGTATCCGACAAGACCGTTTGTTTCCTATTGATCAACAGCGAGAAATTCATCAGAGTTTGTCTCAACTGAATAAACAAAGCCAGCTACAAGAGATTACTTCTGAATATGGTCATGATGCTTTTTTGATTGAGTATAACCGATTTGGACCCAGGATTCGCCAGTTTTTGAATTCGTAA
- a CDS encoding succinate dehydrogenase cytochrome b558 subunit: MSKHRSFFNRRLHSLLGVIPVGFFLLEHLWMNHYATKGADVFQEQVEWLWGIPYLEVLEIFLIFLPLLYHGVYGLYIAFTAQNNLRNFGTFRNIMFMLQRVTGVITLVFVAIHVWQTRIQVAINGDSAAELTHRTADILSNDVNFILYVIGILAAVFHFSNGMWSFLVSWGVTIGPRAQQVSTVIWAVVFVIVSYLGISALYAFADPTFLEPLAKL; this comes from the coding sequence ATGAGCAAGCACCGTAGTTTTTTTAACCGGCGGTTGCACTCCCTGCTGGGTGTAATCCCAGTCGGCTTTTTTTTGCTTGAGCATTTATGGATGAACCATTATGCAACCAAAGGTGCAGACGTTTTCCAGGAGCAGGTGGAATGGTTGTGGGGAATCCCGTACCTGGAGGTATTGGAGATTTTCCTTATTTTTCTGCCACTCCTGTATCATGGCGTTTACGGTCTGTACATCGCATTTACGGCACAAAACAACCTCCGGAATTTTGGTACCTTTCGTAACATCATGTTTATGCTGCAACGAGTGACGGGTGTCATCACCCTGGTATTTGTGGCGATTCATGTGTGGCAAACACGGATTCAGGTGGCAATTAACGGGGATAGTGCCGCTGAACTGACTCATCGTACGGCGGATATCCTCTCCAATGATGTCAACTTCATTTTGTATGTAATCGGGATCCTGGCTGCTGTTTTCCACTTCAGCAATGGTATGTGGTCGTTCCTGGTCAGCTGGGGAGTAACGATCGGTCCCCGGGCCCAGCAAGTTTCCACTGTGATATGGGCGGTTGTGTTTGTAATCGTTTCCTACCTGGGAATCAGCGCCCTGTATGCATTTGCCGATCCCACTTTCTTGGAACCACTGGCTAAGCTCTAA